In the genome of Actinobacillus lignieresii, the window TCTTAAACATTGGCGACAAATTTACCTTAGATGCCGATTTACCTCGTGGCGAAGGACATCAATATGCGGTAGGTTTAGACTATAAAAATCTACCTAACGATGTAGTGCCGGGCGATATTCTGTTATTAGATGATGGTAACGTACAACTTAAAGTATTAGAAGTTGAAGGTGTTAAAGTTCATACTGAAGTGACCGTTGGCGGTCCGTTATCAAACAATAAAGGGATTAACAAATTAGGCGGTGGTTTATCAGCCCCTGCATTAACCGAGAAAGATAAAGAAGACATTAAATTAGCGGCGAAAATCGGTGTGGATTACTTAGCGGTATCTTTCCCGCAATCAGGTGCAGATTTAGAGTACGCCCGTCAATTAGCCAAAGAAGCCGGTTTAGAGGCGAAAATCGTGGCAAAAGTTGAACGTGCCGAAACCGTTGCAACCGAAGAAGCAATGGACGACATCATTTTAGGTGCGGACGTTGTGATGGTTGCTCGTGGTGACTTAGGGGTTGAAATTGGTGATGCGGCTTTAGTGGGTGTGCAAAAACGTTTAATCCGCCGTGGTTAGTTTAGATAAAGTGATTGAGACGATGTATGAAACTGGTAAAGATATGAATGCGAAATATCGAGAAACTTCAAAAGGTGGATTAGCAATTAAGATTCTGCCTTGTGATTAAAGTAAAAATCCACCTTTTGGTGGATTTTTGCACCGCTAATTATGCCTTCCTTCATCTCCCCTAATTAAAAACATTAACTTACCGTAAAAACGTTTAGCATAATCCTGAAATAATAAAGTTCAAATCTTTACATTAGTTTATATAATTAATAAAATGAGAATTATTACTATTTGTTTTATAAAAGGAGACACCATGTTTAAACTTAAAAGTAGTTTTGTGTTGCTTAATGCAGCACTACTGGCTGCTTGTTCATCAAATGGAGGAAGTTTTGATGTTCAATCCGCCAAAGTTGAATCTCAAACGCAAACTACCCCCAAAAAGCCAAGTTTACAAGATGATAATAGCAATGCAAGACGTACAGTAAATAGTACTGAAGCGGAAGCCCTATTGAAACCGGGATTTGGTTTTTCAGCCAAAATTCCGCGTCGTAATTTACAACCTTTTGCGAAAGGGGGGGAAGAAGTCGCTCCTATTGGTGATATAACGGAGATTACTGGAGATATAACCAAAATTCCGTATGAAGAAGAGGTAAAAGCGTACGGTAGGAGTGATGACGGATTTAGTCATACTCATGATGGTAAGCACAAACTACATACAAGAGATTTTAATTTTGTCCGTTCCGGCTATGTTCTGCATTCTGGTGCAAAACCTGAAATAAAGCCTAAAGAAATTTTGCGAACAGGTGCACATGGGTATGTTTACTATTTAGGCACTGAACCAGCAAAAGCAATGCCTACTCAAAAAGCTACTTATAAAGGATATTGGGATTTTACTACCGATGCAAGAAAAGGGAGAGATAGTAAATATTTTTCTGATTCCGCAGGCATAAATATTGGTGCGACACCGGAAAATAGTCACGATGTTAATGTGGATGACCCTACAAAACCAATGGGACATACAGGAGAATTTACGGCTGATTTTGCTAATAAAACTTTAACTGGAACATTGGTGCGTAATGGATATGTTAGTCGTAGCAAAGATCAAGAAATTACGCCAATTTACGATATTGATGCAAAAATTAAAGGTAATCGCTTTTCAGGTAAAGCAAACGCAAAAAATCCAGATGATCCTTATTTTGGGAAAAGCTCTACGACACTAGAAGGCGGATTTTTTGGTGGGGAGGCTCAAGAACTTGCCGGTAAATTCTTAGCTGATGATAAGTCGGTATTTGTTGTTTTTGCTGGCAAACGAGATGCTAAAAAAAATGACAGTGAACGTACCTTTGATGCTTTCAAAATTAAACTTAAAGATTTAAATAAATCTGAGATGGATACTTTCGGGAATGCGACACATTTGATTATTAACAATAAGCAGATTCCACTTATTGCAGAAGGTAAAAAAAGCTTTGCCGAGATGAAATTTGATGATGTGGTTACTCGTATTATTGATGGGAAAACGTACCGAATTTCAGTTTGCTGCAATAATTTGGATTATGTCAAATTTGGGACTTATAACGAAGAAAACAATAGTGATAGTGCTCATCAATATTTAGTAGGTGAACGGACAGCTGTGTCTGATTTACCAACAGGGACAGTACAATATCGTGGTACTTGGAATGGAGTAATGCATAGCAAATCCGGTTCGGTAGGGGCTGAATCGCCAAGTAACAGCGAAAGTGGTACTCGTTCACTCTTTGATGTTGATTTTGCCAATAAAAAAATCAATGGCAAACTGATTGCTAATGATGGTGTTGAAGAACGCCCAATGCTGACACTTGAAGGCGAGCTGAAAGGGAATGGTTTTGCAGGCACAGCCAAAACGGGCGATTCTGGTTTTAATCTTGATCCGAAAAGTACGAATGGTGGTACGGTAGTGCATATGAATGCTCAATTTGAAGGGGGATTCTACGGTCCTAAGGCAACTGAATTAGGTGGCGTTGTACATAGTGCAGAAACGGATAAAGATAAAGTCAGTATTATGTTTGGCGGTAAACGTCAAATAGAAAAATAATCATAATTTCTTCGCTCGTTTCACTTAAGCAAGCGGATTATTTTTTATAAAAATTTGCAAAATTAAATAAAGGAGATCCTACTTAATGATAATGAAATATCATCATTTTCGCTATTCAACCATTGCGTCAGCGGTGTTGTTTGCACTTTCCCATTCATATAGTGCGGCGACTGAAAATGAAAAAATGACAGAAAATAGTGATGTGGCTGTTTTAGACGAAGTTATTGTAACAGAAAGTCGTTACGCTCACGAACGTCAAAACGAGGTAACCGGCTTAGGAAAAGTTGTTAAAAATTATAGTGAGATGAGTAAAAATCAAATTCTTGGGATTCGTGATTTAACTCGCTATGATCCCGGGATTTCGGTTGTTGAACAAGGTAGAGGGGCTAGTAGTGGTTATGCTATTCGAGGAGTAGATAAAAACCGAGTTGCTATGTTAGTTGATGGTCTACCACAAGCACAGCATTATAATACTCTCGGCTCAAGTGCTAATGGTGGGGCGATAAATGAAATCGAATATGAGAATATTCGCTCAATTGAATTAAGCAAAGGGGCAAGCTCTGCTGAATATGGCTCTGGTGCTCTCGGTGGAGCAATTAGTTTCCGCAGTAAAGATGCTCAGGATGTAATTAAAGATGGGCAACAGTGGGGATTAGATACTAAGACCGCTTATACCAGCAAAAATAGCCATTTTTTACAATCTATTGCCGCTGCGGGAGAAGCCAACGGATTTGAAGCCCTTGTGATTGCGACCCATCGTCACGGTAAGGAGACAAAAATCCACTCTGCAGCTAATAAAGTACATCATAATATTCAACGTATAACTGGTTTCGAAAATCGCTATGATCTTTACCCCGGGTCTGCACAAAATGCTCCAGGAGGGCTATTTTTTATCGTAGAAGATGTTTGCCCAACACTAGATTGTACTCCCCGTGCCGATGTAAAACTGAATCGTGATAATTTTCCGCTTAGAAAAGCACCTGAGTATACTCTTGAAGAGCGTAAACAGCTTGAGCAAATTCCTTATCGTACTAAGCAACTATCTGCTAAAGAATATACAGGTAAAGAGCGTATTGCACCAAATCCTTTGGATTATAAGAGCAATTCTGTTTTTGTGAAATTAGGTTATCATTTTAACTCCTCTCATTATCTTGGTGCGGTTTTAGAAGATACGAAGCAGCGTTATGATATGCGTGATATGCAAGTACCTGCTTACTATACAAAAGAAGATATTAATATTAGGGTAGATAATTTATGGAAATTAAATTCGGTCTATGAAGGTAATAATATTTTAGATGGTTTAGTATTAGATAGAACAATTCCTTATGGGCTTCGCTATAGCCATGTAAAATTTTTTGATGAACATCATCATAAACGTCGTTTAGGTTTCAATTATCAATATAAGCCGGAAAATAATCGTTGGCTGGATAGTTTTAAACTTATTGCTGATAAACAAAATATTGAGTTATATAGCCGTATGCACCGCTTGCATTGTAGCGATTATCCGAACGTTGATAAAAATTGCCGCCCTAGCTTGGATAAAGCTTGGTCTATGTATCAAACTGAACGCAATAATTATCAAGAAAAACACCGCTTGATCCGCTTAGAATTTGATAAAGCATTTACTGCTGGGCAAGGGATATTTAAACAGACTCATAAGATGAATTTTAGCCTTGGCTTTGATCGTTTTAATTCTCTAATGAACCACGGTGATATGTATGCCCAATACACCAAAGGCGGCTATATCAATATTCGCGGCAGAGGACGATTAGATGATCCTTATATCTATCGACGCCTTCCACGTAGTATTGAAACTGTATCATTATGTGATAATAAACAGGGTGGTATTTTAAACTGCGAACCTCGTAAAATTAAAGGGGATAGCCGTTTTGTCAGCTTCCGTGATTTAATAACTAGCGAGTATGTTGATCTTGGCTTAGGGGTACGTTTTGATCAACATCGATTTAAATCTGATGATCTATGGACACTTAGTCGAACTTATCGAAATTGGTCTTGGAATGGTGGTATCACGCTCAAACCAAGCGACTTTATTGCACTTTCATACCGTATTTCCAATGGATTTAGAGTACCGGCTTTCTACGAACTTTATGGTAAACGAACTCATATTGGCTTGATTGATAATGAATATGTGCAAAATGAGCAACGCAACCACCGCTTAGAGCCGGAAAAATCAATGAATCATGAAATGGGGGTAAGTTTTAAAGGGCAATTTGGTTATATTGATGTGAGCTATTTCCGAAATAATTATCGGAATATGATCGCAACGGCTTGTAAAAAACTCACACATAAGAAATCCGAATGTTTCTATAACTACCATAATATTCAAGATGTGGTTTTAAATGGAGTGAATTTAATCGCTAAATTCGATCTACACGGTATTCTCTCACTAATTCCTGATGGATTTTATTCTTCGGTAGCGTACAACCGTGTCAAAGTAAAAGATCGGAAACTCACCGACCAAAGATTGACCAGTGTAAATGATCCGATATTAGATGCGATTCAACCTGCTCGTTATGTGTTTGGATTTGGCTATGATCATCCCGAAGAAAAATGGGGAATTGGAATTACAACTACTTACTCTAGAGCTAAAAAAGCAGAGGAGGTTTCCGGAACACGACACCACGGTATACATCGTGTTGATTTAGGCGGTAAGCTCACCAATTCTTGGTATACGCATGATATTACGGGCTATCTCAACTATAAAAATTATACTTTACGTGGCGGTATTTATAACGTAACTAATCGTAAATATTCCACTTGGGAGTCTGTACGCCAATCTAGTGTGAATGCAGTCAATCAAGACCGGGGTAGCAATTACACTCGATTTGCCGCACCGGGGCGAAATTTCAGTTTAGCATTTGAAATGAAGTTTTAGACGGTAAAATAAAATAGAAAAACGCTGAATAGTATATTCAGCGTTTTTTGTTGGCTCTAATTACATACGAATTAAAATCGTGTTTTAACGGTCGGTTAGATTAACCCATACCGTATTTTTTTAATTTTTTGCGTAATGTGCCACGGTTAATGCCTAGCATTGTAGCTGCACGGGTTTGGTTGCCACGGGTGTATTGCATTACCATATCTAGCATTGGGTGTTCGATTTCAGATAATACTAACTCGTATAATTCTGTCGGATCTTCACCGTTTAATTGTGATAAATAGTTTTTTAATGCAGCTTTTACATTATCACGTAGCGGTTTATTCACCTGCTGGGCTTGTGCATTTAACATTGTTACTGTTAATGGGTTTTGTGTAGGTTGTTGTTCTAACATTTTTTTCTATCCAACTTTATTATTAAGATTCTAACGAATCGATTTAACAAAATCTTCTAATGCGTTTAATTGCTCTTTGGTTGAGCTTAACGTATTAAAAGTGCGTTTAAAATTTGATTCCGGCTGCAAGTTTTCTACATACCAGCCAACGTGTTTGCGGGCAATTCGATAACCTTTTTCTTCACCGTAAAATTGGTGCAGGTCTTCAATATGCTTAAACATCAATTGATACTTTTCAGTATCGGCTAAGCCGGAATATTGTCCAGTTTCAAAAAAATCATTGATTTCCTGAAATAACCAAGGGTTACCGAAACTGCCACGCCCAATCATTACCGCATCGGCATTGGTGTAATCCAACACATATTTGGCTTTTTCCGGTGAGGTAATATCGCCATTGGCTATGATGGGGATCGAAACAGCCTGTTTGACTGCTTTGATACTTTCATATTCAGCCTCTCCGTTGAATAAGCAACTGCGGGTACGCCCGTGAATAGACAGGGCTTTAATTCCCGCCTGTTCTGCAATTTGAGAGATTGTCAGGCAATTTCTGTTTTCAGGATCCCAACCTGTTCTGATTTTTAAGGTAACAGGCACATTAACAGCATTTACAACTGCATTTAATATGTCAGCCACCAATTCAGGTTCACGCAGCAGGGCGGAGCCTGCCATTTTTTTGTTTACCTTTTTAGCGGGGCAGCCCATATTAATATCAATAATATCGGCTCCATATTCCACATTCACTTTTGCGGCTTGTGCCATCTCAAGCGGATCAGAACCTGCAATTTGTACGGCATTGATTCCAATTTCTTGGTGGTGTGCTAAACGCAACCTTGATTTTTCGGTATGCCATACCTCAGGATTAGTGGACATCATTATTAGTCAGTAACAATAAGCCTTCGCTGTCACGATCTAAACGACCGACCGGATAAATCTGTGGAATCGGAGTAAAATCTTTCAGTGTTTGTCGCCCTTGTTCATCCGTGAATTGAGTCAGTACGTCGAACGGCTTGTTAAACAACACGACTACAGTATCTTCAAACGAAAGCAGTGGTTTAAGCGGTCGTTTTTTTGCTCTATTTTGCAAGTGCGGTTTGTTTGTTGCAGAACGAGGAGTGTTTTTTTGATTAAATTTAGCTTTAAACATCATTTATTTCTTTAAGTTAGCCCAAGCGACCGAGAGTAGAATAATCGCACCGCCAATCAACATTTTTAATGTCGGCACTTCGTTAAAACATAGCCACGCAATTGCAATCGCATATACCGGCTCAAGCGAGATAATCATCGAAGCGGTACGGGCGTTGATCGTATCGAGGCTGGAAACAAACAGCGTGTATGCCAATGTGGTACAGAAAAAGCCGATACAGAAAATCCAAAACCAATCGAGGGCAGGAGCATTGAGCAAACTTGTCGTCGAAAAAGGTAAAAGGATCAACATCGCTACTAAATATTGCCACCAGCTCGTTTGTGTACCGGATAATTTGCTCATAGTTTTCCGATTTACAACCGCCAACACGCCATAGACCAAAGCGGATAAAACACCCCATAAAAGCCCTAATGTCGCATGATTGTCAAAGGTAAATTCCGGTGTGACCAAAATTAAGCCGATAGTGATCGCCACAAGTAAAAAGCCTTCACGATAACTGAGTTTTTCTCTAAAAAAGAGCATTTCAAATAATGCGACAAAAGCAGGAAAGCTGGCGAAGCCTAAGGTTGCTAAGGCGATACCGCCTACTTGCACGGCAGTGAAAAATGTCACCCAATGGGCGGTAAGTAAGACGCCGGAAAGCACTTGGTTAAAGAATGCTTGGCGAGTGAGTTTTACAAGCGGTTGTTTTTTCCATATAAAATACAAAGAGATACAAACAAGCGCAATCATCACTCGCCCAAGCACAAGTGTATCCGGGCGGCTTTCAATTAATGCACCGAAAATACCGGATGTACCAAAAAGGATTGCGGTAAAATGCACTTTCAAGAGTGCGAGCGTATGTTTATCCACTATTTAATCCATTTATCTTGATCTTGTTTACGTTCAAATTCGGCATCGAAGGTATTGTTATCTTGCTGTGAAAATTGACCGCTTGAAAAATGGCTAAAGCGTACTCTTGCTTTAAAGAAACGCATCAAATAGCGTTCGGCAATATGACGAGTTACCGGCAACATTAATAAAATCGCAATAATATCGCTTAAAAAACCAGGAATAATTAAAAAAATGCCTGCTAAAATAAACAGGAGTGAGCCGATAACCGCTTGGGTCGGGATTTTGCCTTGGCTTAATTCACTACGAATTGAATAAATGGTATATAACCCACGTAATTTCACAAACCATAAGCCTAATACCGAAATACCGATCAGTAACAAAATCAGCGGTAGTACCCCGATTTGGGAGCCGATTGAGACCAGTAGTGAGATCTCGAGGTAGATATACAGAAAAATGCCGAATAAGATAAAAAGAAATGGCATAACAGTTCCTTATTTGAATGCTTTAATGATCAGAAAGTTGAAGTTCAATTTCCGCTTTTTGGGTTAAATTCTCCGCTCCTTGTGAACGCATCACAATATTGTCTTCGGTACGGATGCCGCCGAATTGTTTAAATTCAGCGATCTTTTGCCAATTAATATGACGTGCAAGCGGGCTATTTTGCAACGGATTCAGCAACATATCAATGAAATAGAACCCCGGTTCGATCGTCAGCACCATATTTTCCGCCAAATCACGAGTACAGCGCAGACTTGGATAAACCTCCGGCGGTGATTTGCGAGTACCACGATGATTTTGTTGGAAACCGGCGACATCGTGTACTTGTAGTCCAAGCAAATGTCCTAAACCGTGTGGCCAAAAGGCTCTGGAAATCCCTTCTTCAAAAATTTGTTCCGGTGTAAGGCGAACAAAATCATATTCGTGCAGCATTTCAGCAATCCATTGCTGCATTTGCGTATGATAACTCAGATAGTTTACCCCAACAGTGAGTTGCTCAATAATGCGAGATTTGTATTGTTCCATTTGCTTAATCATTGCTGCAAATTCGCTATTAGGATCAGCCGCATAAGTACGAGTAATATCGGAGGCATAACCGTGTACGGTTGCACCGGCGTCAATCAGAAAACTTTGTTGTTGCGGATTAGGAACACAATCAAGCTGGGTATAGTGTAAAATAGCCGAATGTTTATTTATGGCAATAATATTGCCATAAGGCACATTTAAATCGGATTGCTGACTGGCTTTTAGATAAGCGAGGTTAATTTCAAACTCGCTTTTCCCTTCAAAAAAGGCTTGTTTTGCCGCCTGATGACCTTTTAGTGCTGCAAATTGTGCTTGGTAAATGGCTTTGATTTCAAATTCACTTTTAATCGAACGTTCGAAATGGAGCTGATTCAGCACTTTTTGCGGATTGATTTGGTTAAAACCAAGCGATTTTGCCAAGTTTTCATCTTCACCGATAAAGGCGCAAGCGGTCGGATTTTGGATAAATTTTGCAATTTCTTGGCTATCTTGCAAAATCATCCATTGAAATTCATCTGCAAAAAAAGCATCTGTCGGGGCAGTCGGTGGCGTATGCCAATAATCGTTCGGCGCATAGAAATAGACGGTCGGTTTATTTTTGCCGTCTAAAAATAACCAGCAATTTTCTGCTGTCGGAAAAGGGAAGAAGTAGTTAAAATGTGGGTTTATTTTAAAGGGGGCGGTTTGATCATCTAAAAAATGATAGCGAGCCGTACCGGAGTGAATCCATAAACCGCTGAGAAAGTTAGTTTCTAAAATCATTTGAACGACTTGCTGTAGTCGCTTGATATGTTGTGTAAATAATAGTTTCATAAGATAAAAACATAAGAGAAAAATATGACGGATATAAAAATTGATCAAACATTAGATACGCTTGGGCTACGTTGCCCGGAGCCGGTAATGCTCACTCGCAAAACCATTCGTAATATGGCGGAAGGCGAGGTATTATTAATTGTGGCGGATGATCCTGCCACTACGCGAGATATTCCAAGCTTCTGCGAATTTATGGATCATCAATTGCTAAATAGCGAAACGGAAAACACCCCGTATCGTTATTGGGTCAAAAAAGGGCTTTAAGCACAATAAAATAATCCCCCACACGAGCGTATGGGGGATTTTTTAGCTATTAGTGACGTGTAATTTCTTCTTCGTCAAAATCAAAATCCTCATCTTGATCATCGAAGAATTCGCCGTCTTCACCATATTCATCATCTTCCGCATTCGGATCTTCAAAATAAGTACCCCAACCTTCATATTCCGCACCGACTTTTTCAATCAGCGGCAGTAATTCTTTTTGTTGGGCGGTAATGATGTCGGCATTTAAATTGACTTCGCTCACGATATCGCATACGAAGATCACTTTGCCATTCTCTTCTTCAACTTCTTCCGCTTCTGAGATTTCATAGCCGAGTTTATAAGCATCCACTACTAATTTTTCCAGTTTATCAAAATCACGGTGTGCCACGTGGTGTTCGATAATATAAAGAGCTTCCGGATCCGAACCGTCGTTTAATAGGTTTTCGATGATCTCGTCCGTTTCTTGGCGTAATTCGTTTAAATCGTACATATTATGCTCCTTGATTGAGGAATTGCTCGGCAAACCAGCTATCCAATTTACCGGAAAGTTTATCGATACCGACTTTGTTTAA includes:
- a CDS encoding transferrin-binding protein-like solute binding protein; translated protein: MFKLKSSFVLLNAALLAACSSNGGSFDVQSAKVESQTQTTPKKPSLQDDNSNARRTVNSTEAEALLKPGFGFSAKIPRRNLQPFAKGGEEVAPIGDITEITGDITKIPYEEEVKAYGRSDDGFSHTHDGKHKLHTRDFNFVRSGYVLHSGAKPEIKPKEILRTGAHGYVYYLGTEPAKAMPTQKATYKGYWDFTTDARKGRDSKYFSDSAGINIGATPENSHDVNVDDPTKPMGHTGEFTADFANKTLTGTLVRNGYVSRSKDQEITPIYDIDAKIKGNRFSGKANAKNPDDPYFGKSSTTLEGGFFGGEAQELAGKFLADDKSVFVVFAGKRDAKKNDSERTFDAFKIKLKDLNKSEMDTFGNATHLIINNKQIPLIAEGKKSFAEMKFDDVVTRIIDGKTYRISVCCNNLDYVKFGTYNEENNSDSAHQYLVGERTAVSDLPTGTVQYRGTWNGVMHSKSGSVGAESPSNSESGTRSLFDVDFANKKINGKLIANDGVEERPMLTLEGELKGNGFAGTAKTGDSGFNLDPKSTNGGTVVHMNAQFEGGFYGPKATELGGVVHSAETDKDKVSIMFGGKRQIEK
- a CDS encoding lactoferrin/transferrin family TonB-dependent receptor, with translation MKYHHFRYSTIASAVLFALSHSYSAATENEKMTENSDVAVLDEVIVTESRYAHERQNEVTGLGKVVKNYSEMSKNQILGIRDLTRYDPGISVVEQGRGASSGYAIRGVDKNRVAMLVDGLPQAQHYNTLGSSANGGAINEIEYENIRSIELSKGASSAEYGSGALGGAISFRSKDAQDVIKDGQQWGLDTKTAYTSKNSHFLQSIAAAGEANGFEALVIATHRHGKETKIHSAANKVHHNIQRITGFENRYDLYPGSAQNAPGGLFFIVEDVCPTLDCTPRADVKLNRDNFPLRKAPEYTLEERKQLEQIPYRTKQLSAKEYTGKERIAPNPLDYKSNSVFVKLGYHFNSSHYLGAVLEDTKQRYDMRDMQVPAYYTKEDINIRVDNLWKLNSVYEGNNILDGLVLDRTIPYGLRYSHVKFFDEHHHKRRLGFNYQYKPENNRWLDSFKLIADKQNIELYSRMHRLHCSDYPNVDKNCRPSLDKAWSMYQTERNNYQEKHRLIRLEFDKAFTAGQGIFKQTHKMNFSLGFDRFNSLMNHGDMYAQYTKGGYINIRGRGRLDDPYIYRRLPRSIETVSLCDNKQGGILNCEPRKIKGDSRFVSFRDLITSEYVDLGLGVRFDQHRFKSDDLWTLSRTYRNWSWNGGITLKPSDFIALSYRISNGFRVPAFYELYGKRTHIGLIDNEYVQNEQRNHRLEPEKSMNHEMGVSFKGQFGYIDVSYFRNNYRNMIATACKKLTHKKSECFYNYHNIQDVVLNGVNLIAKFDLHGILSLIPDGFYSSVAYNRVKVKDRKLTDQRLTSVNDPILDAIQPARYVFGFGYDHPEEKWGIGITTTYSRAKKAEEVSGTRHHGIHRVDLGGKLTNSWYTHDITGYLNYKNYTLRGGIYNVTNRKYSTWESVRQSSVNAVNQDRGSNYTRFAAPGRNFSLAFEMKF
- the fis gene encoding DNA-binding transcriptional regulator Fis, which produces MLEQQPTQNPLTVTMLNAQAQQVNKPLRDNVKAALKNYLSQLNGEDPTELYELVLSEIEHPMLDMVMQYTRGNQTRAATMLGINRGTLRKKLKKYGMG
- a CDS encoding DMT family transporter codes for the protein MDKHTLALLKVHFTAILFGTSGIFGALIESRPDTLVLGRVMIALVCISLYFIWKKQPLVKLTRQAFFNQVLSGVLLTAHWVTFFTAVQVGGIALATLGFASFPAFVALFEMLFFREKLSYREGFLLVAITIGLILVTPEFTFDNHATLGLLWGVLSALVYGVLAVVNRKTMSKLSGTQTSWWQYLVAMLILLPFSTTSLLNAPALDWFWIFCIGFFCTTLAYTLFVSSLDTINARTASMIISLEPVYAIAIAWLCFNEVPTLKMLIGGAIILLSVAWANLKK
- a CDS encoding FxsA family protein; translation: MPFLFILFGIFLYIYLEISLLVSIGSQIGVLPLILLLIGISVLGLWFVKLRGLYTIYSIRSELSQGKIPTQAVIGSLLFILAGIFLIIPGFLSDIIAILLMLPVTRHIAERYLMRFFKARVRFSHFSSGQFSQQDNNTFDAEFERKQDQDKWIK
- the pepQ gene encoding Xaa-Pro dipeptidase, which translates into the protein MKLLFTQHIKRLQQVVQMILETNFLSGLWIHSGTARYHFLDDQTAPFKINPHFNYFFPFPTAENCWLFLDGKNKPTVYFYAPNDYWHTPPTAPTDAFFADEFQWMILQDSQEIAKFIQNPTACAFIGEDENLAKSLGFNQINPQKVLNQLHFERSIKSEFEIKAIYQAQFAALKGHQAAKQAFFEGKSEFEINLAYLKASQQSDLNVPYGNIIAINKHSAILHYTQLDCVPNPQQQSFLIDAGATVHGYASDITRTYAADPNSEFAAMIKQMEQYKSRIIEQLTVGVNYLSYHTQMQQWIAEMLHEYDFVRLTPEQIFEEGISRAFWPHGLGHLLGLQVHDVAGFQQNHRGTRKSPPEVYPSLRCTRDLAENMVLTIEPGFYFIDMLLNPLQNSPLARHINWQKIAEFKQFGGIRTEDNIVMRSQGAENLTQKAEIELQLSDH
- the tusA gene encoding sulfurtransferase TusA, with the protein product MTDIKIDQTLDTLGLRCPEPVMLTRKTIRNMAEGEVLLIVADDPATTRDIPSFCEFMDHQLLNSETENTPYRYWVKKGL
- the rraB gene encoding ribonuclease E inhibitor RraB, giving the protein MYDLNELRQETDEIIENLLNDGSDPEALYIIEHHVAHRDFDKLEKLVVDAYKLGYEISEAEEVEEENGKVIFVCDIVSEVNLNADIITAQQKELLPLIEKVGAEYEGWGTYFEDPNAEDDEYGEDGEFFDDQDEDFDFDEEEITRH